In Pengzhenrongella sicca, a single genomic region encodes these proteins:
- a CDS encoding dimethyl sulfoxide reductase anchor subunit family protein: MNTEELPMIIFTVLAQMSVGAFVVLGVVQVVAARRFGAAAVDKVTDPALYAIGPALVAGLAASMLHMNDVTNTLNVVRHLGTSWLSAEIVCGIAFAGLGFVFAAAQWFKWATPTWRRVLAAVTALVGIALVASMSMIYYTLVTVPAWHTWATPVQFFTTTFLLGTLAVGAALTGTVMWRTHHRTTADAHDAASAGATVPTTDLLASCLRGLGIAAVVLLGVEFLIIPLSITTLTATGGVAAESATVFTGAWFIARLTLVFAGAGLLAAFVLRYATTRTNPRTLAILTATAFVLVLASELIGRSLFYDSMTRIGM; this comes from the coding sequence GTGAACACCGAAGAACTCCCGATGATCATCTTCACCGTGCTGGCCCAGATGTCCGTGGGCGCGTTCGTCGTGCTCGGCGTCGTGCAGGTCGTCGCCGCACGCCGGTTCGGGGCCGCCGCCGTGGACAAGGTCACCGACCCCGCCCTGTACGCGATCGGGCCCGCGCTCGTGGCGGGCCTGGCCGCGTCGATGCTGCACATGAACGACGTGACGAACACCTTGAACGTGGTCCGCCACCTGGGCACGTCATGGTTGAGCGCGGAGATCGTGTGCGGGATCGCGTTCGCCGGCCTCGGGTTCGTGTTCGCCGCCGCGCAATGGTTCAAGTGGGCCACCCCCACCTGGCGCCGGGTCCTGGCCGCGGTCACCGCCCTGGTCGGGATCGCCCTGGTCGCGTCGATGTCGATGATCTACTACACCCTGGTCACCGTCCCGGCCTGGCACACCTGGGCCACCCCCGTGCAGTTCTTCACCACCACGTTCCTGCTCGGCACCCTCGCCGTCGGCGCCGCCCTGACCGGGACCGTGATGTGGCGCACCCACCACCGCACCACCGCCGACGCCCACGACGCGGCCAGCGCCGGCGCCACCGTCCCCACCACCGACCTGCTCGCGTCCTGCCTGCGCGGCCTGGGCATCGCCGCGGTCGTCCTGCTCGGGGTCGAGTTCCTCATCATCCCCCTGTCGATCACGACCCTGACCGCCACCGGCGGCGTCGCCGCCGAGTCCGCCACCGTGTTCACCGGCGCCTGGTTCATCGCCCGCCTCACCCTCGTCTTCGCCGGCGCCGGGCTGCTCGCCGCGTTCGTCCTGCGCTACGCCACCACCCGCACCAACCCCCGCACCCTCGCCATCCTCACCGCCACCGCATTCGTCCTCGTCCTCGCCAGTGAACTCATCGGCCGCTCCCTGTTCTACGACTCCATGACCCGCATCGGCATGTAA
- a CDS encoding TorD/DmsD family molecular chaperone translates to MTDAAPSTDPQALAETLDRFAAAFTALAALLGAAPSAVELARVRDADLLRDWPLAEDPDCARGAALLLESARLGEDETQVRRDYNRLFYGPGPMIAPPYESVHRSDEHLVFDHETLQVRAAYASFGLAAPRLHKEPDDHLALELGFLGTLCVRAMDAVDARDDAELARLVAGIQDFLAEHLLTWGPGCLEQAAAGAQTRFYAGVAALGAGTLTRAGAAFLPQP, encoded by the coding sequence GTGACCGACGCTGCTCCGAGCACCGACCCGCAGGCGCTCGCCGAGACGCTCGACCGCTTCGCCGCCGCGTTCACCGCCCTCGCGGCGCTCCTCGGCGCGGCCCCGAGCGCGGTCGAGCTCGCCCGGGTGCGCGACGCCGACCTGCTGCGCGACTGGCCGCTGGCCGAGGACCCGGACTGCGCGCGTGGCGCGGCGCTGCTGCTCGAGTCCGCGCGCCTCGGCGAGGACGAGACCCAGGTGCGCCGCGACTACAACCGCCTCTTCTACGGGCCCGGCCCGATGATCGCGCCGCCGTATGAGTCGGTGCACCGCTCCGACGAGCACCTCGTGTTCGACCACGAGACCCTCCAGGTGCGCGCGGCCTACGCGAGCTTCGGGCTCGCGGCCCCCCGCCTGCACAAAGAGCCCGACGACCACCTCGCCCTCGAGCTCGGCTTCCTCGGGACGCTGTGCGTGCGCGCGATGGATGCCGTCGACGCCCGCGACGACGCCGAGCTCGCGCGGCTGGTCGCCGGCATCCAGGACTTCCTCGCCGAGCACCTACTGACCTGGGGACCGGGTTGCCTCGAGCAGGCCGCCGCGGGCGCGCAGACGCGCTTCTACGCCGGGGTGGCCGCGCTCGGCGCGGGCACCCTCACTCGGGCCGGCGCGGCGTTCCTGCCCCAGCCATGA
- a CDS encoding ATP-binding protein encodes MSAGPGLRGVQHWLVRQPGDVRLELVCAEHPDPARGPRDRTVVRLPACAGELIPAEVVELLTLGAPAVTIRLDGCASPADATALLEPLVELVIAAGSTGLTLTDPAPAPAGAERRRRPVLDATALPMPRRQLLGLGGAASHELPSDQASPHERLVAALRALATGPTALDQIRGPALQLTARGCTACGACVLACPTDALQLRHGAAGEELSISTLLQAPSRCDGCAACVQLCPTQVLTEAGRWPWARLLADDEAAVATVTTTRCTRCGTSFPVTTGLRLCAVCAYRRQNPFGSAPAPGSGAP; translated from the coding sequence ATGAGCGCCGGGCCGGGCCTGCGCGGGGTTCAGCACTGGCTCGTCCGCCAGCCCGGCGACGTCCGCCTCGAGCTCGTCTGCGCCGAGCACCCCGACCCGGCGCGCGGGCCTCGCGACCGCACCGTCGTGCGGCTGCCGGCGTGCGCCGGCGAGCTCATCCCCGCCGAGGTCGTCGAGCTCCTCACCCTCGGCGCGCCCGCCGTCACGATCCGGCTGGACGGGTGCGCGTCGCCCGCGGACGCGACCGCGCTGCTCGAGCCGCTCGTCGAGCTGGTGATCGCGGCGGGCTCCACGGGCCTGACCCTGACCGACCCGGCCCCCGCCCCCGCCGGGGCCGAGCGCCGTCGTCGGCCGGTGCTCGACGCGACCGCGCTGCCGATGCCCCGGCGTCAGCTGCTCGGGCTGGGCGGCGCGGCGAGCCACGAGCTCCCGTCCGACCAGGCGTCGCCGCACGAGCGGCTCGTCGCCGCGCTGCGCGCCCTCGCCACCGGGCCGACAGCTCTCGACCAGATTCGCGGCCCCGCACTGCAGCTCACGGCGCGAGGATGCACCGCGTGCGGCGCGTGCGTGCTCGCCTGCCCGACGGACGCCCTGCAACTGCGGCACGGCGCCGCCGGCGAGGAGCTGTCAATCAGCACCCTCCTGCAGGCGCCGAGCCGGTGCGACGGCTGCGCGGCGTGCGTCCAGCTGTGCCCGACCCAGGTCCTGACCGAGGCGGGACGCTGGCCGTGGGCCCGGCTCCTTGCCGACGACGAGGCCGCCGTCGCGACCGTCACGACGACGCGCTGCACCCGGTGCGGCACGAGCTTTCCGGTGACGACGGGCCTGCGGCTGTGCGCCGTGTGCGCCTACCGCCGGCAGAACCCGTTCGGGTCCGCGCCGGCGCCGGGCTCGGGCGCGCCCTAG
- a CDS encoding TerC family protein: protein MDVSAPVWALTIAGIVGLLAFDFFFHVRKAHTPTLREASFWSAIYIGIAVLFGVGVWVLGGSTMGTEYFAGYVTEKALSVDNLFVFLIIMSSFRVPRPDQQKVLLFGIVFSLIARSAFILLGAAAINRFSWVFYLFGLILLVTAGNLLKPEGEDSHSADNIVIRLARKLFHTSDRYDGDKLFTIENGRRVMTPMLLVMVAIGGTDVLFALDSIPAIFGLTQNVFIVFTATAFSLLGLRQLYFLIDGLLDRLIYLSYGLAIILGFIGVKLVLHALHENTLGFINGGEHVDVVEISTELSLGVILGVLVITVIASMVSPRGAAQTAISGARRHAIDYLDLDFEADPAEREKTYAKLIAEEAQIAALAPKFRAKIKDEEKLLAMIAQAHADHDAYLARTAP from the coding sequence GTGGACGTTTCTGCACCCGTCTGGGCTCTGACGATCGCCGGCATCGTCGGCCTGCTCGCGTTCGACTTCTTCTTCCACGTCCGCAAGGCGCATACGCCGACCTTGCGCGAAGCGAGCTTCTGGTCGGCGATCTACATCGGTATCGCCGTGCTGTTCGGCGTCGGCGTGTGGGTGCTCGGCGGGTCGACCATGGGCACCGAGTACTTCGCCGGGTACGTGACCGAGAAGGCGCTGTCGGTCGACAACCTCTTCGTCTTCCTCATCATCATGTCGAGCTTCCGCGTGCCCCGCCCCGATCAGCAGAAGGTCTTGCTGTTCGGCATCGTGTTCTCGCTCATCGCGCGCAGCGCGTTCATCCTGCTCGGCGCCGCCGCGATCAACCGGTTCTCGTGGGTGTTCTACCTCTTCGGCCTGATCCTGCTCGTGACCGCGGGCAACCTGCTCAAGCCCGAGGGCGAGGACAGCCACTCGGCGGACAACATCGTGATCCGGCTCGCCCGCAAGCTGTTCCACACCTCGGACCGGTACGACGGCGACAAGCTGTTCACGATCGAGAACGGCCGCCGGGTGATGACCCCGATGCTTCTCGTCATGGTGGCGATCGGCGGCACCGACGTCCTGTTCGCGCTCGACTCCATCCCGGCGATCTTCGGCCTGACCCAGAACGTCTTCATCGTGTTCACCGCGACGGCGTTCTCCCTGCTGGGCCTGCGCCAGCTCTACTTCCTCATCGACGGCCTGCTCGACCGGCTCATCTACCTCTCGTACGGGCTCGCGATCATCCTCGGCTTCATCGGCGTCAAGCTCGTGCTGCACGCGCTGCACGAGAACACCCTCGGCTTCATCAATGGCGGCGAGCACGTCGACGTCGTCGAGATCAGCACCGAGCTGTCGCTCGGGGTGATCCTCGGGGTCCTGGTGATCACCGTGATCGCGTCGATGGTCAGCCCGCGCGGGGCGGCCCAGACCGCGATCTCCGGGGCACGTCGGCACGCCATCGACTACCTCGACCTGGACTTCGAGGCCGACCCGGCGGAGCGCGAGAAGACCTACGCGAAGCTCATCGCCGAGGAGGCCCAGATCGCCGCGCTGGCGCCGAAGTTCCGCGCGAAGATCAAGGACGAGGAGAAGCTGTTGGCGATGATCGCCCAGGCCCACGCGGACCACGACGCGTACCTCGCCCGGACGGCCCCCTAG
- a CDS encoding MFS transporter, protein MTGSATRIQRTYLLLMLGTTLAASFIWGINTLFLLDAGLTNGEAFAANAFFTVGMVIFEIPTGVIADAWGRRISFLLGTVTLAATTLAYYVLWQGGAPLWQWAIASILLGLGFTFFSGAVDAWLVDALHFAGYEGSLEAVFGRAQIVAGVATLAGSVAGGYLAQVTNLGVPYLVRTGVLAVMFVVAFVAMHDLGYTRPPRERPLRAVRAILDASLEHGLRRRPVRWLMLASPFISGVSIYAFYAMQPYLLGLYGDEGAYGVAGLAAAIFAGAQVLGGTLAPRVRRLTRRRTSALIAGTAVGAGSLVALGVIDTFWIALALLAVWGIAAAAIMPIHQAYLNDLIPPAQRATVLSFDSLLGSAGGVVIQPVLGRTADVYGYGFSYVVGAGLQLVALPFLWLSRRERSPADIRDAD, encoded by the coding sequence ATGACGGGTTCAGCCACGCGAATCCAGCGGACCTACCTGCTGCTCATGCTCGGCACCACCCTGGCCGCGTCGTTCATTTGGGGCATCAACACGCTGTTCCTGCTGGACGCGGGACTCACGAACGGCGAGGCCTTCGCCGCGAACGCCTTCTTCACCGTGGGCATGGTGATCTTCGAAATCCCCACGGGCGTGATCGCCGACGCGTGGGGACGCCGGATCTCCTTCCTGCTGGGTACCGTGACCCTCGCCGCGACCACCCTCGCGTACTACGTGCTCTGGCAGGGCGGCGCGCCGTTGTGGCAGTGGGCGATCGCCTCGATCCTGCTGGGGCTCGGCTTCACCTTCTTCTCCGGCGCGGTCGACGCCTGGCTGGTCGATGCGCTGCACTTCGCCGGCTACGAGGGCAGCCTCGAGGCCGTCTTCGGCCGGGCGCAGATCGTCGCCGGCGTGGCGACCCTCGCCGGGTCGGTCGCCGGCGGCTACCTCGCGCAGGTCACGAACCTCGGGGTGCCGTACCTGGTGCGCACGGGCGTGCTGGCCGTCATGTTCGTCGTGGCCTTCGTCGCCATGCACGACCTGGGGTACACCCGTCCTCCGCGCGAACGGCCGCTCCGAGCAGTTCGGGCGATCCTCGACGCCTCGCTCGAGCACGGGCTGCGCCGTCGCCCCGTGCGGTGGCTCATGCTCGCGTCCCCGTTCATCTCCGGCGTCAGCATCTACGCGTTCTACGCGATGCAGCCGTACCTGCTTGGGCTCTACGGCGACGAGGGCGCGTACGGCGTCGCGGGGCTGGCCGCGGCCATCTTCGCGGGCGCGCAGGTGCTCGGCGGCACGCTCGCGCCGCGCGTGCGGAGGCTGACTCGCCGGCGGACCTCCGCGCTGATCGCGGGGACGGCGGTCGGCGCCGGGAGCCTCGTCGCCCTCGGCGTGATCGACACGTTCTGGATCGCCCTCGCCCTGCTCGCGGTCTGGGGCATCGCGGCGGCCGCGATCATGCCGATCCACCAGGCGTACCTCAACGACCTCATCCCGCCGGCGCAGCGAGCGACCGTGCTCTCGTTCGACTCGCTGCTGGGCAGCGCCGGGGGTGTCGTCATCCAGCCGGTGCTCGGCCGCACGGCGGACGTGTACGGCTACGGCTTCTCGTACGTCGTCGGAGCCGGGCTGCAGCTCGTGGCGCTGCCGTTCCTGTGGCTCAGCCGCCGCGAGCGCTCCCCCGCCGATATCCGCGACGCCGACTAG
- a CDS encoding HNH endonuclease signature motif containing protein encodes MFEPSDDEVTGALAGGGPAGVGTPSTGVTSAGVTASGAGGLPMSVDVAFGVLLGRVFAEAGAALAQAAAAGSCIAGPIDQVALSAALMDQAPGSPLVELLEGLCPGDVHDAVLIEAIAAWERVTSLAAARQGEMIAELARRRDAQRLGEFVGDEVASVLVMTRSVAEAKVSLGTSLAAWPAVNEALASGVIDHRKATALVDGVGHLDDDAAAAVLDAVLPVAPGLTVPALKARLRKVELTVNPAAVAQRRARDAADRNVRVSPAPGVMAWLTAYLPAKDAMTIYTAIDAIAASADPADPRGVAARRADALTDLCTDILDNGIAPTTALPGTAGPGPGTAGQAGGTPKAGGVLKTEHGRRPHLQVTAAATTLLGLDEVPGELAGYGPIPADLVRAIAADATWRRIFTDPATGCVTGIGPRGYRPGADLTGTILARDKTCTFVGCRMPAWRCDLDHRDPYDHDHPDLGGQTCPENLHSLCRHHHRAKTYGGWHPDLDTSTGDTWWTSPTKHRYKRPSVDVNPEPPPPDRPWLHTPQPDDPPF; translated from the coding sequence ATGTTCGAACCGAGCGATGACGAGGTGACGGGGGCCCTGGCGGGGGGCGGCCCGGCGGGCGTGGGCACGCCGTCGACGGGCGTCACATCGGCGGGCGTCACCGCCTCGGGTGCTGGCGGGCTGCCAATGTCGGTGGATGTGGCGTTCGGGGTGTTGCTTGGGCGGGTGTTTGCGGAGGCGGGGGCGGCGTTGGCGCAGGCCGCGGCGGCGGGGTCGTGCATTGCGGGGCCGATCGATCAGGTCGCGTTGTCCGCCGCGTTGATGGACCAGGCGCCGGGCTCGCCGCTGGTCGAGCTGCTTGAGGGTCTTTGCCCGGGGGATGTGCATGATGCGGTGTTGATCGAGGCGATCGCCGCCTGGGAGCGCGTCACCTCGCTGGCTGCGGCGCGGCAGGGCGAGATGATCGCCGAGCTCGCCCGCCGCCGCGACGCGCAGCGGTTGGGTGAGTTCGTGGGTGATGAGGTCGCGTCGGTGCTGGTGATGACCCGGTCGGTGGCGGAGGCAAAGGTCAGCCTCGGGACGTCGCTGGCGGCGTGGCCCGCGGTGAATGAGGCGCTCGCATCTGGGGTGATTGATCACCGCAAGGCCACCGCCCTGGTCGACGGCGTCGGGCACCTCGACGACGACGCGGCCGCCGCGGTCCTGGACGCGGTGCTGCCGGTCGCGCCGGGGTTGACGGTGCCGGCGTTGAAGGCGCGCCTGCGCAAGGTCGAGCTCACCGTGAACCCGGCCGCCGTCGCCCAGCGGCGCGCCCGCGACGCCGCCGACAGGAATGTGCGGGTCAGCCCGGCGCCGGGGGTGATGGCGTGGTTGACCGCGTACCTACCCGCCAAGGACGCGATGACGATCTACACCGCGATCGACGCCATCGCCGCCTCCGCCGACCCCGCCGACCCGCGCGGTGTGGCGGCGCGGCGCGCGGACGCCCTGACCGACCTCTGCACCGACATCCTCGACAACGGCATCGCCCCCACCACCGCACTACCCGGCACAGCGGGACCGGGTCCCGGGACAGCGGGTCAGGCCGGCGGGACTCCGAAGGCCGGCGGGGTCTTGAAGACCGAGCACGGGCGTCGACCGCACCTGCAGGTGACCGCCGCCGCGACCACGTTGCTGGGGTTGGATGAGGTGCCCGGGGAGCTGGCCGGGTACGGGCCGATCCCGGCGGATCTGGTGCGGGCGATCGCGGCGGACGCGACGTGGCGGCGGATCTTCACCGACCCCGCCACCGGGTGCGTGACCGGGATCGGGCCGCGCGGGTACCGCCCCGGCGCCGACCTGACCGGCACAATCCTGGCGCGGGACAAGACCTGCACGTTCGTGGGGTGCCGGATGCCCGCGTGGCGATGCGACCTGGACCACCGCGACCCCTACGACCACGACCACCCCGACCTCGGCGGGCAAACCTGTCCGGAGAACCTGCACTCGTTGTGTCGTCATCATCATCGGGCCAAGACCTACGGCGGCTGGCACCCCGACCTCGACACCTCCACCGGCGACACCTGGTGGACCTCACCGACCAAGCACCGCTACAAGCGGCCCTCCGTCGACGTCAACCCCGAACCCCCGCCACCCGACCGGCCCTGGCTCCACACGCCCCAGCCCGACGACCCACCCTTCTGA
- a CDS encoding ABC transporter permease subunit — protein sequence MTTTVSTETTPTTVASPPVTGLRSRADVARLKVTGWRVARSEWSKFASLKSSWITILAAVVVIVGFAVLATAVTSGDVAGPPGGGGGGGQMASDPTSLSLAGASLAQIILGILGILVISGEYSSGMIRATLAAVPRRLPVLWGKAAVIGLVSLVVSVPSVLIAFFLGQAILGDGANVSFSDDGVAQAVLGTGAYLAAVALLGVALGALLRNAAGAIGALFVLLLLAPSLLGLVLPSSWEDSILPYLPSNAGAAFTSVVPTDGLLSTGGGAAVLVAWIVVLLGAAAVLIKRRDA from the coding sequence ATGACCACGACCGTTTCCACCGAGACCACGCCAACGACCGTCGCGTCGCCGCCCGTCACCGGTCTCCGCTCCCGCGCGGACGTCGCCCGGCTCAAGGTGACCGGGTGGCGCGTCGCGCGCTCGGAGTGGTCGAAGTTCGCGAGCTTGAAGTCGTCCTGGATCACGATCCTGGCCGCCGTCGTGGTCATCGTCGGCTTCGCGGTGCTCGCGACGGCCGTCACCTCGGGTGACGTCGCCGGCCCTCCCGGCGGCGGCGGTGGTGGCGGACAGATGGCCAGCGACCCGACGAGCCTGAGCCTCGCGGGCGCGAGTCTCGCGCAGATCATCCTCGGCATCCTCGGTATCCTGGTGATCTCGGGGGAGTACTCGAGCGGGATGATCCGGGCTACGCTCGCGGCCGTCCCGCGCCGCCTGCCGGTGCTCTGGGGCAAGGCCGCGGTCATCGGCCTGGTGAGCCTCGTCGTGTCGGTGCCCTCGGTGCTCATCGCGTTCTTCCTCGGGCAGGCCATCCTCGGCGACGGCGCGAACGTCTCGTTCTCCGACGACGGCGTCGCGCAGGCCGTGCTCGGCACGGGCGCCTACCTCGCCGCCGTGGCGCTGCTCGGGGTGGCGCTCGGGGCGCTGCTGCGCAACGCGGCCGGCGCGATCGGTGCGCTGTTCGTGCTGCTCCTGCTCGCGCCGAGCCTGCTTGGCCTCGTCCTTCCGTCCAGCTGGGAGGACTCGATCCTGCCGTACCTGCCCTCGAACGCGGGGGCGGCGTTCACGTCGGTCGTGCCGACCGACGGGCTGCTCTCGACGGGCGGCGGGGCGGCCGTGCTCGTCGCGTGGATCGTCGTCCTGCTCGGAGCCGCCGCCGTGCTGATCAAGCGCCGCGACGCGTAG
- a CDS encoding ABC transporter ATP-binding protein — protein sequence MIVVEHVTKTYGTKTAVNDLSFTVNPGVVTGFLGPNGAGKSTTMRMIVGLDRPTLGSVQVNGKPYADHVAPLHEVGALLEARAIHPGRSAYNHLLALATTTGIPRRRVSEVLDLVGLSTVGRKRAGAFSLGMGQRLGIAAALLGDPEVVILDEPVNGLDPEGIVWIRNLLTSLADEGRTVFISSHLISEIALVAEHLVVVGRGQLIADTSVAEMRRVASGVVVQVRSPRAGDLARLLLDDGVTVETGAEPGDLRVTGLAAAEIGDRALAAGLPVHALIPTEVSLEEAFMKLTHDSVEYGQTDATRHLEEVSR from the coding sequence ATGATCGTCGTCGAGCACGTCACGAAGACCTACGGCACGAAAACCGCCGTGAACGACCTGAGCTTCACCGTGAACCCGGGGGTCGTCACCGGCTTCCTCGGGCCGAACGGCGCCGGCAAGTCGACCACCATGCGGATGATCGTCGGGCTCGACCGCCCGACCCTCGGGTCGGTGCAGGTCAACGGGAAGCCGTACGCCGACCACGTCGCGCCGCTGCACGAGGTCGGCGCGCTCCTCGAGGCGCGGGCGATCCACCCGGGGCGCTCGGCGTACAACCACCTGCTCGCCCTCGCGACTACGACGGGCATCCCGCGCCGGCGCGTGAGCGAGGTGCTCGATCTCGTCGGGCTCTCGACCGTGGGACGCAAGCGCGCGGGGGCGTTCTCGCTCGGCATGGGTCAGCGGCTCGGGATCGCCGCGGCGCTGCTGGGCGACCCCGAGGTCGTCATCCTCGACGAACCCGTGAACGGGCTCGACCCCGAGGGCATCGTGTGGATCCGCAACCTGCTCACGTCGCTCGCGGACGAGGGCCGGACGGTGTTCATCTCCTCGCACCTGATCTCCGAGATCGCGCTCGTGGCCGAGCACCTCGTCGTGGTCGGCCGCGGGCAACTCATCGCGGACACGTCGGTCGCCGAGATGCGGCGCGTCGCGTCGGGCGTCGTCGTGCAGGTGCGCAGCCCGCGGGCCGGCGACCTCGCCCGACTCCTGCTCGACGACGGCGTGACCGTCGAGACCGGCGCGGAGCCCGGCGACCTGCGGGTCACGGGCCTCGCCGCCGCCGAGATCGGGGACCGGGCGCTCGCGGCCGGCCTGCCGGTGCACGCGCTCATCCCCACCGAGGTCTCCCTCGAGGAGGCCTTCATGAAGCTCACCCACGACAGCGTCGAGTACGGGCAGACCGACGCGACCCGCCACCTGGAAGAGGTGTCCCGATGA
- a CDS encoding response regulator transcription factor, with amino-acid sequence MIRVLIADDQPLIRAGLRGILDLEDDLSVVGEAVSGRDAVRLARAHTPDVVLMDIRMPDLDGIEATAEICRDPLLSGVHVLVLTTFETDEHVVAALRAGASGFLGKGAEPEAIIDAVHVVARGDALLSPLATRTLIERFLGERVAVPTDATAGPAELGSPGALGAGVEGLTEREREVLMLVGEGLSNDEIAVGLFISPHTVKTHVNRAMMKLDAHDRAQLVVIAYESGLLPRR; translated from the coding sequence ATGATCCGGGTCCTGATCGCCGACGATCAGCCGCTGATCCGCGCCGGCCTGCGGGGGATCCTCGACCTCGAGGACGACCTGAGCGTCGTCGGCGAGGCCGTCTCGGGTCGGGACGCGGTGCGGCTCGCGCGTGCGCACACCCCTGACGTGGTGCTCATGGACATCCGGATGCCGGACCTCGACGGGATCGAGGCGACCGCGGAGATCTGCCGGGACCCGCTGCTCAGCGGCGTGCACGTGCTCGTGCTGACCACGTTCGAGACCGACGAGCACGTCGTGGCGGCGCTGCGCGCGGGCGCCAGCGGCTTCCTGGGCAAGGGCGCCGAGCCTGAGGCGATCATCGACGCCGTGCACGTGGTCGCCCGCGGGGACGCGCTGCTGTCGCCGCTCGCGACCCGCACGCTGATCGAGCGGTTCCTCGGCGAGCGAGTCGCCGTGCCGACGGACGCGACCGCAGGCCCCGCCGAGCTCGGCTCGCCCGGCGCCCTTGGTGCCGGAGTCGAGGGTCTGACCGAGCGCGAGCGCGAGGTGCTCATGCTGGTCGGCGAGGGGCTGTCGAACGACGAGATCGCCGTCGGGCTCTTCATCTCGCCGCACACCGTCAAGACCCACGTCAACCGCGCGATGATGAAGCTGGACGCGCACGACCGCGCACAGCTCGTGGTGATCGCGTACGAGAGCGGGCTGCTGCCCCGGCGGTAG
- a CDS encoding sensor histidine kinase has product MLGRPNVADAVDPWATAPGPPRGVRLAGRIVLGLLVPTLVLARPLAGDATGPGVATIAISVVVGIALSLGYRWPEAALAVSLAGFVVAQALEPVNAVLAVACELALFNLALRRPRRICVPAGVITALVLLIVVWADTTGPITEPRTVIVAVWTALALAFGDGVRMQRAYVNALGERARRAEESGEQEARARVAEERVRIARELHDVVAHHIAVINVHAGLARRAQGRDAVVVDTSLGHVQDAARTVLDELGTVLRVLRSDDVAGPGTDPLPGLAQLDDLIATFGAAGLVVGVSATGRPREMDRACDLAVYRIIQESLTNASKHGAGGHADLSLTYGADAVTIAVINLARAEPAGSAGSASPPGGPARRVGQGLVGMRERVAGAGGSLTARLDPGGAFRLVAVVPYRPRGADEAGR; this is encoded by the coding sequence GTGCTGGGCAGACCGAACGTGGCCGACGCCGTCGACCCGTGGGCCACCGCGCCCGGGCCACCCCGCGGCGTCCGTCTCGCGGGGCGCATCGTGCTGGGCCTCCTGGTGCCGACGCTCGTGCTCGCCCGCCCGCTCGCGGGCGACGCGACGGGCCCCGGGGTCGCGACCATCGCAATCTCCGTCGTGGTCGGGATCGCCCTGTCCCTGGGCTACCGGTGGCCGGAGGCGGCGCTTGCGGTGTCGCTTGCGGGGTTCGTCGTGGCGCAGGCGCTCGAACCGGTGAACGCGGTGCTGGCCGTCGCGTGCGAGCTCGCGCTCTTCAACCTCGCGCTGCGCCGCCCGCGCCGGATCTGCGTGCCCGCCGGGGTGATCACGGCCCTCGTGCTGCTCATCGTCGTCTGGGCGGACACGACGGGGCCGATCACGGAACCGCGCACCGTGATCGTCGCGGTGTGGACCGCGCTCGCGCTCGCCTTCGGGGACGGCGTGCGCATGCAGCGCGCGTACGTCAACGCGCTCGGCGAGCGGGCCCGCCGGGCCGAGGAGAGCGGCGAGCAGGAGGCCCGGGCCCGCGTCGCGGAGGAGCGCGTGCGTATCGCGCGCGAGCTGCACGACGTCGTCGCGCACCACATCGCGGTCATCAACGTGCACGCGGGTCTCGCGCGACGCGCGCAGGGACGGGACGCCGTCGTTGTCGACACGTCGCTCGGGCACGTCCAGGACGCGGCCCGCACGGTGCTCGACGAGCTCGGGACGGTGCTTCGGGTCCTGCGCTCCGACGACGTCGCTGGCCCCGGCACCGACCCGCTGCCCGGGCTCGCGCAGCTCGACGACCTCATCGCGACGTTCGGCGCCGCCGGGCTCGTCGTCGGCGTCTCCGCGACCGGGCGCCCGCGCGAGATGGACCGTGCGTGCGACCTGGCGGTCTACCGGATCATCCAGGAGTCCCTGACGAACGCCTCGAAGCACGGAGCCGGCGGCCACGCCGACCTCAGCCTCACCTACGGCGCCGACGCCGTCACGATCGCGGTGATCAACCTCGCGCGGGCGGAGCCGGCCGGTTCGGCCGGGTCGGCGAGCCCGCCCGGAGGCCCCGCCCGCCGGGTGGGCCAGGGCCTGGTCGGCATGCGGGAGCGGGTCGCGGGCGCCGGGGGCTCGCTCACGGCGCGCCTGGACCCCGGCGGCGCGTTCCGGCTCGTCGCCGTCGTGCCGTACCGGCCCCGCGGTGCCGACGAGGCCGGCCGATGA